One Pectobacterium cacticida genomic window, TGTCAGATCAGGTCTGAGCTAATACACTTAAGCTGATAAAGCCAATCCAGCGCCTGACGCGGTGTGAGCGAATCAGGGTCAATCGCTTCCAGCGCCTCAATGGCCGGTGGCGGATCATCATTGCCCAGCAATGCCAACTGCGCACCATCAACATGGCTGGATGATGCATGATTCGATAATGCTTCCAACTCCCTTAGCTTCTGGCGCGCTCGCTTGATTACCTCTTTCGGAACGCCAGCCAGCGCGGCGACGGCAAGACCGTAACTTTTGCTGGCTGCGCCATCTTGTACGCTGTGCATAAAGGCAATGGTATCGTTATGCTCGCGGGCATCTAAATGGACATTGACCACCCCTTCCATTTTTTCCGGCAGGGTAGTGAGTTCAAAGTAATGCGTTGCAAAGAGCGTCATCGCTTTAATACGATTCGCCAGGTTCTCAGCACAGGCCCATGCCAGCGACAACCCATCATAAGTCGAGGTTCCTCGACCGATCTCATCCATCAATACCAGACTGTTTTCCGTGGCATTGTGCAGGATATTCGCCGTTTCCGTCATCTCCACCATAAAGGTGGAGCGGCCCGAAGCCAGATCGTCTGCCGCACCCACGCGGGTAAAAATGCGATCGATCGGGCCAATAACGGCCTGATCCGCAGGGACAAAACAGCCGATATGCGCCATTAACACAATCAGTGCGGCCTGACGCATATAGGTGCTTTTCCCGCCCATATTGGGACCAGTGATAATCAGCATGCGACGCTGTGGCGACAGCGATAACGGATTTGAGATAAATGGCTCATGCAGTACCTGCTCAACGACGGGATGACGCCCCCCCGCGATCTTGATACCGGGTTTATCACTCAGCGTGGGGCAAACATAGTTCAGCGTATCGGCACGTTCAGCTAAATTCGTCAGAACATCCAGTTCGGCCAGCGCGGCCGCGCTTTGCTGAAGTTCGGCAAGGTGAGGCAAGAGCAGATCGAACAATTCGTCATAGAGCGCTTTCTCCAGCGCGAGCGCTTTGCCTTTTGATGTCAGAACCTTATCCTCGTACTCTTTTAACTCCGGGATAATATAGCGCTCGGCATTTTTCAGCGTCTGACGGCGGACATAGTGGATCGGCACCAGATGACTCTGACCACGGCTAACCTGAATGTAATAGCCGTGTACGCCATTAAAGCCGACTTTTAGCGTATCGATTCCCAGTTTTTCGCGTTCGCGAATCTCCAGCCGATCGAGATAATCGCTGGCGCCATCGGCTAGTGAGCGCCACTCATCCAATTCCGCATGGTAGCCCGGTGCGATAACGCCGCCATCTCGAACCAGCACAGGCGGTGTTTCGACAATCGCCCGCTCCAGTAAATCGCGGAGTTCATCAAATTGCCCGATCAGACTGACCAGACGGCGAACGGCATCACTGTCGAGTGATGAAAGTTGTTCACGAATATCGGGAAATTGTTGGAAAGCATGGCGCATGCGCGCCAGATCGCGAGGGCGTGCCGTGCGTAATGCGAGACGCGCTAGAATGCGTTCAAGATCGCCAACCTGACGCAGTGAGGGTTGCAATGTCGGCGCAATATCTTGTAATGCGCTAATAGCCTGTTGGCGCTGTTTGAGTACCTCAATATCGCGGCTAGGCATATGAATCCAGCGCTTCAGCATCCGGCTGCCCATTGCCGTCACGGTACAATCCAACACGGCAGCCAGCGTATTTTCTGTTCCGCCAGATAAATTCTGCGTCAGTTCAAGGTTACGCCGAGTGGCGGCATCCATGATAATGCCATCCTGCTGACGTTCCATCGTCATTCCGTGAATATGTGGCAGCGAGGTACGCTGCGTATCTTTCGCGTACTGCAACAGACATCCGGCGGCCCGCAGCGCAAGCGTCGCCTGTTCTACGCCGAAACCGGTTAAATCGCGGGTGCCAAATTGCATGTTGAGCTGCTGGCGCGCGGTATCTAATTCAAATTCCCATAGTGGACGACGGCGCAGCCCATGGCGATTTTCGATCAAATCCATGGAGTCAAAGGACTCAGGATAGAGCAATTCTGCTGGATTGGTACGCTGTAATTCAGCCGCCATCGTTTCCCGATCGGCAGGTTCACTGACACGGAAGCGCCCAGAGCTAATATCCAGCGTGGCATAACCAAAACCTCGCCCATCCTGCCAGATTGCCGCCAACAAATTATCCTGCTTTTCTTGCAACAGCGCTTCGTCGCTGATGGTGCCTGGCGTAACAATGCGAACGACTTTACGTTCAACCGGGCCTTTGCTGGTGGCTGGATCGCCGATTTGTTCACAAATCGCGACGGATTCACCCATTTGCACCAGTCTGGCAAGATAATTCTCGACGGCATGATGAGGCACGCCAGCCATGGGGATTGGCTCACCCGCTGAGGCGCCCCGCTTGGTTAGCGAAATATCCAGCAACTGGGAAGCCCGCTTAGCATCGTCATAGAACAGTTCATAAAAATCGCCCATACGATAAAACAGCAGAATTTCCGGATGTTCCGCCTTTAGTTTAAGGTACTGCTGCATCATCGGCGTGTGGGCGGCGAAGTCCTTGTCTGTGGCTTCATTCATATTGATTTTACTCGGTTTTTACTCTATCTGTTAACTCAGGTGGCCGTTTATAAAACCGTCAAAAAACCACCTGAATCCATAAATTTGTATACTAACTAGATGAGATATCATCCTTTCCGATTGATATTAGGGCTACATCGATGAAATGACACTTGATAAGTACATTATAATCAATAGGGTAGTTAGTAATGTGAAATAGCTTTCGCTCCCGAAGGGCGCATCATCTATGCTCCTAACCCAGGGCGAAAACCTTATTTTATCACCGATAACCACCGCGATTCACCGTAGGCTTTGGGTAAAAATCAGTGCCACGAAAAAACCTACATCATCCAGCGCCGCGTGGATTCCGGCCAACGAACGGCAACCGGAGGCAAAGCACCACAGGAAGTTATCAGAGCCACGATTGGAAATGTATCTGATTTTGCCAATATCGATCAGGCACGCGAAACGGTTCGCAACTTTGCCCAGACGATGAAGCAAACGACGCGCAACCTGTCCGAATGCTATCATAAAAGAAATCAATGTTGCCGAACTGACGATGAGTGAAGTGTTCGCTGAATATCGTAATCACCTGTCAGGAAGAACCATACCAGCTAAACTCAATCCCCTTTATGTGCTGAACAAAGCTGAAAACCGTTTGAAGGAATGGGAAAGCCTGCGGGTAAAAGACCTGTCGGGCAATGAGATTTTACGTAAGTTTGATGAGATTGCGTCAAGGGCCAGAACAGCGGCCGAACAGACCTTTCGCTGGGCGAATGTTTCCGTCCAACATGCTATCGAAATCGAAGCGATTAATGCCCAGACACAGCAACGGCAAGCGTCCCTGACCTACAACCCTTTTACCATCCTGAAAGTGCAGAAAAAATACCGCACCCGCTCTGAACTGGAAGACAGTTATCGGGCAAAAGGGGTGAGGAACCCGTTATCACCTAAAGATACGCTGGGATGCTTTCTGACGGCATTACACAACAAGCGAAGCTTCAACCGTATCGGTTGTGATTATTTGCTTCTGACGGTGCTTTTAGGGGCGAGAAAGGAAGAAACCGCATCATTGTGCTGGCGGGAGATGCTGACCGATGAAGAAGTCAGAACGACGAGCTATGTCGATTTAGAGAAAGGATTTATCCGTTTCTATGATACGAAAAACCGCAATGACCACGAGCTTCCGATTTGTGATGCGGTGAAGCGTATCCTTGAAGACAGACGAGATATTGTATTTTACGAAGAGAAATCCCCAAAGAGACAACGCTGGGTTTTCCCTGTCCGTTCGACAAGAAGTAAAATCGGTCATTATTCTGACAGTAAAAGCCTGCGGGAATATCTGTGTAAGGATGCAGGGATTATCAAACTCGGAATGCATGACCTGCGCAGAACCTTCGGACGTGTCGCGGAAGAACTGACTTCCTATGCAGTGGTAAAACGTCTGCTTAACCATCGCAACACCACCGATCCCACAGAGCGTTATGCCGATCCAGATCAAGAGCGCATTTTTGAAGCGTTGCAACGGATTGAGCTACATATGCTGATGACTGCGCCTAAACTCTATAATTCGCTGTTGGCGTCGGCTAAATATCCACCGCTGCCTGTTGACTAGTTTGTGAACAGGGTTATACTATGTATAACTTAATTTGACGGAGAGCGCGCGATGAAAAAAAACACAATGCAGTTCAACAATTCAGCTTTAGCTGATATTGAAATGAAAAAATGGGGAAACAGTTTAGGCACAATTTGGCCCAGTTTTATTGTAAAAAAATATAATTTAGATGAGGGGACACAATTAAGCATTAGCGTAGATAACGAAAATGAAGATGAACTTCGAATCGTTTTTTCCAAAAAGAAAAAAGGAAGAAAGGTTCCTAAGTATTCACTTGATCAGCTTTTAGCTGAATGTGATCCAAATGCTCCCTCTGTCGGAGACATGTGGGAAGGTTTAGAACCATCAGGTAAGGAAATTTATTAATGCCACCGAAAAAAGGAACCAGTAAGTTTAAGCGTGGGCAAATTTGGAATATTGATTTATCACCAACACGAGGTCATGAGATTAGGACAGGGGTAAAAGATAACACTCGACCTTGTTTGATATTATCACCCTCTAATGTTAACAAGATAGGTATGGTTTTTATTGCCCCAATTACGCAAGGCGCATCAGATATTGCAAGTGAAGAAGGATTTCTTGTTACATTATCTGGTGCAGGCACAAAAACAGCGGGTAAAATTGTTTTAAATCAATCACGATTTTTAGATATTAAAGATCGTGTTAGCTCTTCCTCACCAGTTGAAAAAGTTGACGATTATATTGTTGAGGAATGTCTGGGTAAGTTAAATGCTATCCTTGATTTAGAACTTGAAGAAGAAGATTAGAAATAATCTTATTTGGATATGAAACATGTCAACTATCGAAACATTACGAGAGCTTTCTGAGGTCTGGAGTTTGTTTGGTGAAATGCCTGATGACACGACATTGGGTGTTGATTTGGCAGCGCTCTATCTGGGGATCAGCGTTAAAACACTGGCACGATATAGGCAGAACGGAGATGGCCCGTAAGCGAACGGCGCACTCGCGTTGTGTGATTAAAATAATGTAATAAGCTTACGGGGGTTAGCAGAAGCGGTTTTCGGCGTAAGGTAATAACTCATTGAGTCTGTTGTTGGGCCAGCTCGGTAAGCGGGTCAACACATCCCGCAACCAGATATACGGGTCGTGGCCGTTGAGTTTCGCGGTTTCCAGCAGACTCAGGATAGACGCCATCCTTTGTCCGGCACGCAACGACCCGGCAAAAAGCCAGTTCTTGCGGCCTACGGCCACCGGGCGGAGGCTGTTTTCAGTGCGGTTATTGTCGATAGGCACCCGGCCATCATCCAGGTAGCGCAGCAACGCCGTCCAGCGCTTCAAGGTATAATCCAGCGCCTTACGCAGCCCAGAGTTCGGGGCCGTTTGCGTTTGTTGCAACAACAACCACGAGTGGAAGACCGCCAGTCGGGGTTTCGCATAGCGCTGTCGCCACTGGCGCCTTTTATCTGCGGACCGGTGTTTGATTTTGCGCTCGAGTTTGTACAGCTCGCGGATGGTGTCCAGAGCCAGCCTGGCGACCGGGCTTTTGTTGGCGGTGAACAGCGCGAAGAACTTGCGCCGGGCGTGTGCCCAGCAGCCGGCCTCAAGGGCCTGACCACGGTCAAACAACGCCTGGTAACCCGCATATCCATCCACTACCAGGGTGCCGCGCCAGCCCTCAAGCACATCACGGGCATAGTGGCCACTGCGCCCCGGCTGGCAGTCATAAAGCACTATCGCCCGGTCAGCCCCCCGGGCGGTGATATAAGCCCACAGGTAACCGCGCCGGGTTTTGCCCTTGCCGGGGTCGAGGATAGACAGCGGGGTTTCGTCGGCCTGCAGAACCGGGTGTTGCAACAGGTCGTGATGGAGCGCGTCGGCCAGCGGTTTGAGCGCGGAGCCAACCGCGCCGAACCAGCCCGCCAGGGTACGGCGAGGCAGGTCGACACCGCTGCGTTGATATATCGCCTGCTGACGGTAGAGCGGCAGGTGGTCAAGGCTCTTGGCACATACCACCTGCGCCAGTAGCCCCGGGCCGGGCAGACCTTTTTCAATCAGTTGTGCCGGTAACGGTTCG contains:
- the mutS gene encoding DNA mismatch repair protein MutS; translated protein: MNEATDKDFAAHTPMMQQYLKLKAEHPEILLFYRMGDFYELFYDDAKRASQLLDISLTKRGASAGEPIPMAGVPHHAVENYLARLVQMGESVAICEQIGDPATSKGPVERKVVRIVTPGTISDEALLQEKQDNLLAAIWQDGRGFGYATLDISSGRFRVSEPADRETMAAELQRTNPAELLYPESFDSMDLIENRHGLRRRPLWEFELDTARQQLNMQFGTRDLTGFGVEQATLALRAAGCLLQYAKDTQRTSLPHIHGMTMERQQDGIIMDAATRRNLELTQNLSGGTENTLAAVLDCTVTAMGSRMLKRWIHMPSRDIEVLKQRQQAISALQDIAPTLQPSLRQVGDLERILARLALRTARPRDLARMRHAFQQFPDIREQLSSLDSDAVRRLVSLIGQFDELRDLLERAIVETPPVLVRDGGVIAPGYHAELDEWRSLADGASDYLDRLEIREREKLGIDTLKVGFNGVHGYYIQVSRGQSHLVPIHYVRRQTLKNAERYIIPELKEYEDKVLTSKGKALALEKALYDELFDLLLPHLAELQQSAAALAELDVLTNLAERADTLNYVCPTLSDKPGIKIAGGRHPVVEQVLHEPFISNPLSLSPQRRMLIITGPNMGGKSTYMRQAALIVLMAHIGCFVPADQAVIGPIDRIFTRVGAADDLASGRSTFMVEMTETANILHNATENSLVLMDEIGRGTSTYDGLSLAWACAENLANRIKAMTLFATHYFELTTLPEKMEGVVNVHLDAREHNDTIAFMHSVQDGAASKSYGLAVAALAGVPKEVIKRARQKLRELEALSNHASSSHVDGAQLALLGNDDPPPAIEALEAIDPDSLTPRQALDWLYQLKCISSDLI
- a CDS encoding type II toxin-antitoxin system PemK/MazF family toxin, with amino-acid sequence MPPKKGTSKFKRGQIWNIDLSPTRGHEIRTGVKDNTRPCLILSPSNVNKIGMVFIAPITQGASDIASEEGFLVTLSGAGTKTAGKIVLNQSRFLDIKDRVSSSSPVEKVDDYIVEECLGKLNAILDLELEEED
- the tnpC gene encoding IS66 family transposase; protein product: MDIDSLLTSQNPDELRSLALKLLADLERQTQRNHSQAGYIQQLEEALKNARHWRFGRKSEAFQGEQRGLFDEDIEADVADIEQQLVALLPAPNAPKQQVAKRQALPPELPREEVRLAPASDSCPDCGHPLRFIRDEISERLEYVPARFIVHRHVRPQFSCEHCETVVSEPLPAQLIEKGLPGPGLLAQVVCAKSLDHLPLYRQQAIYQRSGVDLPRRTLAGWFGAVGSALKPLADALHHDLLQHPVLQADETPLSILDPGKGKTRRGYLWAYITARGADRAIVLYDCQPGRSGHYARDVLEGWRGTLVVDGYAGYQALFDRGQALEAGCWAHARRKFFALFTANKSPVARLALDTIRELYKLERKIKHRSADKRRQWRQRYAKPRLAVFHSWLLLQQTQTAPNSGLRKALDYTLKRWTALLRYLDDGRVPIDNNRTENSLRPVAVGRKNWLFAGSLRAGQRMASILSLLETAKLNGHDPYIWLRDVLTRLPSWPNNRLNELLPYAENRFC